Proteins co-encoded in one Candidatus Polarisedimenticolaceae bacterium genomic window:
- the rnc gene encoding ribonuclease III: MKSLETRLGYRFGDRSILERALTHRSSAHEKVSSVPRDHYERMEFLGDALLGFLVSERLMGDDPAADEGTLTRRKQSVVRTGALAEVSRRLGLGEALRLGRGEDQSGGRTKPSLLADAFESVLAAVYLDGGIRSARAFVRRHLKAELAATVGVVAPAEDAKTTLQELVQAKWRVTPRYRIVGISGPAHARTFTAEVLLEERPAGEGSGASRKDAERAAARAALRDLAERA; encoded by the coding sequence GTGAAATCCCTCGAGACGAGGCTCGGCTACCGCTTTGGCGATCGCTCGATCCTCGAGCGCGCTCTGACGCACCGGTCGAGCGCGCACGAGAAGGTCTCGTCGGTCCCACGCGATCATTACGAGAGGATGGAGTTCCTCGGCGATGCGCTCCTCGGCTTCCTCGTCTCCGAGCGACTGATGGGCGACGACCCCGCGGCGGACGAGGGGACGCTCACGCGGCGCAAGCAGTCGGTCGTCCGCACCGGCGCGCTCGCCGAGGTTTCGCGCCGCCTCGGTCTCGGCGAGGCGCTGCGCCTAGGACGTGGCGAAGATCAGAGCGGGGGCCGGACGAAACCGTCGCTGCTCGCCGACGCGTTCGAGTCGGTCCTCGCGGCGGTGTACCTCGACGGCGGCATCCGCTCGGCGCGCGCCTTCGTGCGGCGCCATCTCAAGGCCGAGCTGGCCGCGACCGTCGGCGTCGTGGCCCCCGCCGAGGATGCGAAGACGACCCTCCAGGAGCTGGTCCAGGCGAAGTGGCGGGTGACCCCGCGCTATCGCATCGTCGGGATCTCGGGCCCGGCGCACGCGCGCACCTTCACCGCGGAGGTCCTGCTCGAGGAGCGCCCTGCCGGCGAAGGGTCGGGCGCGAGCCGCAAGGATGCCGAGCGTGCGGCGGCGCGTGCCGCGCTTCGCGATCTTGCGGAGCGCGCGTGA
- a CDS encoding tetratricopeptide repeat protein yields the protein MSRFGRRLGAILAAGFVLRVAYVVLQPRFDPTFGHPILDGAYYVDAARSLLAHGLPASVYYMPPLYPAALAVFFRLFGEAWSVLFLFQHAAIVAAAGLLGIVARRAAGDGAGLAAAALVLLYHPALFFASRPLGEPLALLALAAAVAIAGGFGAGVASGLAALVRPNLLPVSVVWAARDLVSRRWARAVGTVGAAALVVLPTACHNRAVSGHLVPVSANGGVVFWLGNAPGAVGVYTPSRGFSGALATQQAEAIAEARAESGRPLDAVTADSFWWRKGLQARLADPGGSLVLLARRAALTIDDAEHGLDDAPALDPNPLRWIAPVPFAVIIGLAAFGVAGSGWVRTGGFPLWSAVAVAALAPLLFYVSSRHRLPVACLLAVPAGCGVPGLKAARPLAMAVGLLAAGLSFAVPSGDLVRTERAGALATLADVHRRAGDLGAAEAAARRATTIDPANAIAWFNLGAIEAAQHRPQAAEQDYRQALAADPEQPDAAANLAGILVATGRPAEAGALLERAVAAWPRHEAAWTNLIVAYVAAGEPAEARAAVKRAETAGIALEPGLIEAVGGGHR from the coding sequence GTGAGCCGGTTCGGGCGCCGCCTCGGAGCGATCCTCGCGGCGGGGTTCGTCCTCCGCGTCGCCTACGTCGTCCTCCAGCCCCGGTTCGATCCGACATTCGGCCACCCCATCCTGGACGGCGCGTACTACGTCGATGCCGCCCGCTCCCTCCTCGCGCACGGCCTGCCGGCGAGCGTCTATTACATGCCGCCGCTCTACCCGGCGGCGCTCGCCGTCTTCTTCCGTCTCTTCGGCGAAGCGTGGAGCGTGCTTTTTCTCTTTCAGCATGCGGCCATCGTCGCGGCGGCGGGACTTCTGGGCATCGTCGCGCGCCGCGCGGCAGGGGACGGCGCCGGGCTCGCCGCGGCGGCCCTGGTGCTCCTCTACCATCCGGCGCTCTTCTTCGCGTCGCGCCCGCTCGGAGAGCCGCTGGCGCTTCTCGCCTTGGCTGCCGCGGTGGCGATCGCCGGCGGGTTCGGCGCGGGTGTGGCCTCCGGGCTCGCCGCGCTCGTGCGCCCGAACCTCCTGCCGGTCTCGGTCGTCTGGGCCGCGCGCGATCTCGTGAGCCGCCGCTGGGCGCGCGCCGTGGGGACGGTGGGCGCCGCGGCCCTCGTCGTGCTTCCGACCGCGTGCCACAACCGCGCCGTATCGGGGCACCTCGTGCCCGTGTCGGCGAACGGCGGCGTCGTGTTCTGGCTGGGGAACGCTCCCGGCGCCGTCGGCGTCTACACGCCGTCGCGGGGGTTCAGCGGAGCGCTCGCGACGCAGCAGGCGGAGGCGATCGCGGAGGCGAGAGCGGAGAGCGGCCGTCCTCTCGACGCCGTGACCGCGGACTCCTTCTGGTGGAGGAAGGGACTGCAGGCCCGCCTCGCGGACCCCGGGGGATCGCTCGTCCTCCTCGCCCGACGGGCCGCGCTCACGATCGACGACGCCGAGCACGGGCTCGACGACGCGCCGGCGCTCGACCCGAACCCTCTGCGCTGGATCGCGCCGGTGCCGTTCGCCGTGATCATCGGCCTGGCGGCGTTCGGCGTCGCGGGGAGCGGATGGGTCAGGACCGGCGGGTTCCCGCTCTGGTCGGCGGTCGCGGTCGCCGCGCTGGCGCCGCTCCTCTTCTACGTGTCGAGCCGCCACCGGCTCCCGGTGGCGTGCCTCCTGGCCGTTCCCGCGGGGTGCGGTGTCCCGGGTCTCAAGGCGGCGCGTCCGTTGGCGATGGCCGTGGGTCTTCTGGCCGCGGGGCTCTCGTTCGCCGTGCCTTCGGGCGATCTCGTGCGGACCGAGCGCGCCGGGGCGCTCGCGACGCTCGCGGATGTCCACAGGCGGGCGGGCGATCTCGGCGCCGCCGAGGCGGCGGCTCGCCGGGCGACGACGATCGATCCTGCGAACGCGATCGCGTGGTTCAATCTGGGTGCGATCGAGGCGGCGCAACATCGGCCTCAAGCTGCCGAGCAGGATTACCGGCAGGCGCTTGCCGCCGATCCCGAACAGCCGGACGCGGCGGCGAACCTCGCGGGGATCCTCGTCGCGACCGGACGGCCGGCGGAGGCGGGAGCCCTGCTGGAACGTGCGGTCGCCGCGTGGCCGCGCCATGAGGCGGCGTGGACGAACCTGATCGTGGCTTATGTGGCGGCGGGCGAGCCGGCAGAGGCGCGGGCCGCCGTGAAACGCGCGGAGACGGCCGGAATCGCGCTCGAGCCTGGATTGATCGAAGCGGTCGGGGGAGGACATCGATGA
- a CDS encoding fused MFS/spermidine synthase: protein MARAGRPVHLLAFASLFVVSGACALTYQVVWSRLLAEVFGVTAFAVSTVLVSFMGGMALGAGLLGRRADRTRRPLRMFAMLEAGIGVYALLLPWLLKLTDLLYAALWPALPDSFLVRSIVRFVLCLALLLVPTMLMGATLPALGRGLLSRRDSIGVGIGLLYFVNTLGASIGCFLAGFLMLPTLGLERTTWVAFAGNAFVATVAFLLDRRTSDDMPPAAADEAPAHETSPAWWPFAVTFGSGLAGLAFEVVWFRVLILVFGSTVYSFSAMLSVFLFGLALGSIGGGALADRVKSPVRLLAWTQGGVALFSLLGALAVNWMPLRFLKWLIAFGLDFHGINETKFLLSAIVLLPAALLFGATFPLVVKLAPARGRGTGGRIGLVYVWNTVGAILGSFGAGFVLLPTIGMERTLVLVILVSAVLAVGTIAAEKGSLQPKVVLPTGIALAAIAAIALFGPRWNRALLGAGVYFEPQNFIDQGQKPTLDGVLADYQLMTYTEGYNETIISYESPKGRFITVNGSTTASNHFEDMFIQRMLGDLPMALAPVKPKKACIICLGAGVTAGSIALYDVDRLIGVEIEKGVFVASRFFEKENNGLLDNPKLEVKIDDGKNYLKLTKEKFDVISSAPNFPSLTGSGALFSKEFFEIARARLAPGGVICQFVPIWRMQTVDVGTILGTFADVFPYVRVFHTGLSLVVLGRMEPFPPVDVAELTRRIGDPKVAASLREIGVRGPIEFLSYYQFDEAEARKFSEGAPRNTDDRPRTEFFAPRSLFSSTVGINLDRIRELRPSPEERARRLGLQGDDREAFLKLAAGTDAVAAGESAMLAGRFEEGIALVQPVADSGQRYACNVLADYFEKSGQKLQAEGHPAEAKAAFELARRYEPDRLESLVGVGYLDLFDGHFEEAETLLTRAVALYPRSAGAAYRLGALRQMQGRTDDAERLYRNAIERSPRLGPPRGLLGGLLLARGDATGALEQFDAAVALGDTTEGVMAGRDEARRKLAKP, encoded by the coding sequence ATGGCGCGCGCCGGGCGGCCGGTCCACCTGCTGGCGTTCGCCTCCCTCTTCGTGGTCAGCGGCGCGTGCGCGCTCACGTATCAGGTCGTCTGGAGCCGCCTCCTCGCGGAGGTCTTCGGCGTCACCGCGTTCGCCGTCAGCACCGTGCTCGTCTCGTTCATGGGAGGGATGGCGCTTGGCGCGGGGCTCCTCGGCCGGCGGGCGGACCGGACGCGGCGTCCGCTCCGGATGTTCGCGATGCTCGAGGCCGGGATCGGAGTCTACGCGCTCCTCCTCCCGTGGCTCCTCAAGCTGACGGACTTGCTCTATGCCGCGCTCTGGCCGGCGCTCCCCGACAGCTTTCTCGTCCGGTCGATCGTGCGGTTCGTGCTCTGTCTCGCCCTCCTCCTCGTGCCGACGATGCTGATGGGCGCCACCCTTCCGGCTCTCGGCCGTGGTCTCCTGAGCCGGCGCGACTCGATCGGCGTCGGGATCGGGCTCCTGTATTTCGTCAACACGCTCGGCGCATCGATCGGCTGCTTCCTCGCCGGGTTCCTGATGCTTCCCACCCTCGGCCTCGAGCGCACGACGTGGGTGGCGTTCGCCGGCAACGCGTTCGTCGCCACCGTGGCGTTCCTGCTCGATCGCCGCACGTCCGACGACATGCCGCCCGCCGCGGCCGATGAGGCGCCGGCTCACGAGACGTCGCCGGCGTGGTGGCCGTTCGCCGTGACCTTCGGCAGCGGCCTCGCGGGGCTCGCGTTCGAGGTGGTGTGGTTTCGCGTCCTCATCCTGGTGTTCGGGTCGACGGTCTACTCGTTCAGCGCGATGCTCTCGGTGTTCCTCTTCGGGCTCGCGCTCGGATCGATCGGCGGCGGCGCGCTCGCCGATCGCGTGAAGTCACCCGTGCGTCTCCTCGCGTGGACCCAGGGCGGCGTCGCGCTCTTCTCGCTTCTGGGAGCACTCGCGGTGAACTGGATGCCGCTCCGGTTCCTGAAGTGGCTCATCGCCTTCGGGCTCGACTTCCACGGGATCAACGAGACGAAGTTCCTGCTCTCGGCGATCGTGCTCCTCCCCGCCGCGCTCCTCTTCGGGGCCACCTTCCCGCTGGTCGTCAAGCTCGCGCCCGCGAGGGGCCGAGGGACCGGCGGGCGCATCGGCCTCGTCTACGTGTGGAACACGGTCGGGGCGATCCTCGGCTCGTTCGGCGCGGGTTTCGTTCTCCTGCCGACGATCGGCATGGAGCGCACTCTAGTCCTCGTCATCCTCGTCAGCGCAGTCCTCGCCGTGGGCACGATCGCCGCCGAGAAGGGCTCGCTCCAGCCGAAGGTGGTCCTCCCCACCGGGATCGCCCTCGCCGCGATCGCCGCGATCGCGCTCTTCGGCCCGCGATGGAATCGAGCCCTTCTCGGCGCCGGGGTCTACTTCGAGCCCCAGAATTTCATCGACCAGGGACAGAAGCCGACGCTCGACGGGGTGCTCGCCGACTATCAGCTCATGACCTACACCGAGGGATACAACGAGACGATCATCTCGTACGAGAGCCCCAAGGGCCGCTTCATCACGGTGAACGGCAGCACGACCGCGTCGAATCACTTCGAGGACATGTTCATCCAGCGGATGCTCGGGGATCTCCCGATGGCGTTGGCGCCCGTCAAACCGAAGAAGGCGTGCATCATCTGCCTCGGCGCAGGGGTCACCGCCGGCTCGATCGCGCTCTACGACGTCGACCGCCTCATCGGCGTCGAGATCGAGAAGGGGGTCTTCGTCGCCAGCCGGTTCTTCGAGAAGGAGAACAACGGCCTCCTCGACAACCCCAAGCTCGAAGTGAAGATCGACGACGGCAAGAACTACCTCAAGCTCACGAAGGAGAAGTTCGACGTCATCTCGTCGGCGCCGAACTTCCCCTCGCTCACCGGCTCGGGCGCGCTCTTCAGCAAGGAGTTCTTCGAGATCGCACGGGCGCGCCTCGCCCCGGGCGGCGTCATCTGCCAGTTCGTCCCGATCTGGCGCATGCAGACGGTGGACGTCGGCACGATCCTCGGCACGTTCGCCGACGTCTTCCCGTACGTCCGCGTCTTCCACACGGGGCTCAGCCTCGTCGTGCTCGGACGGATGGAGCCGTTCCCCCCGGTGGACGTCGCCGAGCTGACGCGCCGCATCGGCGACCCGAAGGTCGCGGCGAGCCTCCGCGAAATCGGCGTGCGCGGGCCGATCGAGTTCCTCTCGTATTACCAGTTCGACGAGGCCGAAGCGCGGAAGTTTTCCGAGGGTGCTCCAAGGAACACCGACGACCGCCCGAGGACCGAGTTCTTCGCGCCGCGGTCCCTGTTCTCCTCGACGGTCGGCATCAACCTCGACCGCATCCGCGAGCTCAGGCCGAGCCCCGAGGAGCGCGCGCGCCGGCTCGGGCTCCAAGGTGACGACCGGGAGGCATTCCTGAAGCTCGCCGCCGGAACCGACGCGGTTGCGGCCGGGGAGAGCGCCATGCTCGCGGGGCGTTTCGAGGAAGGAATCGCGCTGGTTCAGCCGGTCGCCGATTCCGGTCAGAGGTACGCCTGCAACGTGCTCGCCGACTACTTCGAGAAGAGCGGCCAGAAGCTCCAGGCCGAGGGACACCCGGCGGAAGCGAAGGCAGCGTTCGAGCTCGCGCGGCGCTACGAGCCCGATCGCCTCGAGTCGCTCGTCGGTGTCGGCTACCTCGATCTCTTCGACGGGCATTTCGAGGAGGCCGAGACGCTGCTCACGCGCGCCGTCGCGCTCTACCCCAGGAGCGCGGGCGCCGCGTACCGGCTCGGCGCGCTCCGGCAGATGCAAGGCCGGACGGACGACGCCGAGCGGCTCTACCGGAACGCGATCGAGCGTTCGCCGAGGCTCGGCCCGCCGCGCGGCCTCCTCGGCGGCCTGCTCCTCGCGCGCGGGGATGCGACGGGAGCGCTCGAGCAGTTCGACGCGGCGGTCGCGCTCGGCGACACGACGGAAGGCGTCATGGCGGGGCGCGACGAGGCCCGCCGCAAGCTCGCGAAGCCGTGA
- a CDS encoding sulfatase-like hydrolase/transferase yields the protein MIGRKVAVLLAIALFAMSCGGASRPAGIVLITLDTTRADHLGCYGDAAAVTPNLDALAKEGVRFEQAMTAVPTTLPSHATMFTGVYPPSHGVRYNGMFRLTDASVTVAKRLHDAGFATRAVPAAAPVAASSGLGQGFDVYLDLFSGPNGANLAPGTSRPASEVTKLGLEAIDGVGAKPFFLWLHYYDAHYPYDPPFPFSAKFREHPYDGEIAFIDKQLGVLFEEIKKRGLWDRLAIVVAGDHGEGLYEHGERMHSELAYQSTLRVPLLVKAPGARSGTVVKVPVTLADVAPTILDLAGQPVPSGLDGITLREALRGTEPPARTLYFETLAGSLAFGWSPIEGIRRGKWKLIRSSDPELYDLEKDPAENENLAGSNKDLVTDLTSVLEDDVARWSKSAPASASEVPADPDTLARLASLGYIGGTVSTAKWSGRNPKDLVHLESELLLIQDFMTQRDYAHAMLAIPGVLANDPDNRLALQSAADASAGLRNFDDAERYARKTIEKYPESLPARVTLGRTYVARKDYPGAEKAFREGLEKFPDEPILVYSLALTLIAEKRPRDAEPIVLAALGRKNPDPGFHVLHALCRAMAKDDAAAKAALEKAMAAGYTNVDRLRSEPLMAPLKAIPGFDETIAPKKAG from the coding sequence ATGATCGGACGTAAGGTCGCGGTCCTCCTCGCGATCGCCCTCTTCGCCATGAGCTGCGGCGGCGCCTCGCGTCCTGCGGGCATCGTCCTCATCACGCTCGACACGACGCGCGCCGACCACTTGGGCTGCTATGGCGACGCCGCCGCGGTCACCCCGAATCTCGACGCGCTGGCGAAGGAGGGCGTGCGGTTCGAGCAGGCGATGACCGCCGTTCCGACGACCCTCCCGTCGCACGCGACGATGTTCACCGGCGTCTATCCGCCGTCGCACGGCGTGCGCTACAACGGGATGTTCCGGCTGACCGACGCGAGCGTGACGGTCGCCAAACGCCTTCACGACGCGGGGTTCGCGACACGTGCGGTCCCCGCGGCGGCGCCGGTCGCCGCGTCGAGCGGCCTCGGGCAGGGCTTCGACGTCTACCTCGACCTGTTCTCCGGGCCGAACGGCGCGAACCTGGCGCCGGGAACCTCCCGGCCCGCGTCCGAGGTCACGAAGCTCGGCCTCGAGGCGATCGATGGCGTCGGCGCGAAGCCGTTCTTCCTGTGGCTGCACTACTACGACGCGCACTACCCTTACGATCCTCCCTTCCCGTTCTCCGCGAAGTTCCGCGAGCACCCGTACGACGGAGAGATCGCGTTCATCGACAAGCAGCTCGGCGTGCTCTTCGAGGAGATCAAGAAGCGCGGCCTGTGGGACCGCCTCGCGATCGTGGTCGCGGGGGACCACGGCGAAGGGCTCTACGAGCACGGCGAGCGCATGCACTCGGAGCTCGCCTATCAATCCACCCTTCGCGTCCCGCTCCTCGTGAAGGCGCCGGGTGCGCGCTCCGGCACGGTCGTGAAGGTGCCGGTGACGCTGGCCGACGTCGCGCCGACGATCCTCGATCTCGCGGGCCAACCCGTTCCTTCGGGGCTGGACGGGATCACTCTCCGTGAGGCGCTCCGGGGGACGGAGCCGCCGGCGCGGACCCTCTACTTCGAGACGCTCGCCGGATCGCTGGCGTTCGGATGGAGTCCGATCGAGGGGATTCGCCGCGGGAAGTGGAAGCTGATCCGGAGCTCCGATCCGGAGCTGTACGATCTCGAGAAGGACCCCGCGGAGAACGAGAACCTGGCCGGGAGCAACAAGGACCTGGTGACGGACCTGACGTCGGTGCTCGAGGACGACGTCGCGCGCTGGTCCAAGAGCGCGCCCGCCTCTGCGAGCGAGGTGCCCGCCGATCCCGACACCTTGGCGCGGCTCGCAAGCCTAGGCTACATCGGCGGAACCGTCTCGACCGCGAAGTGGAGCGGGAGGAACCCCAAGGATCTCGTGCACCTGGAGAGCGAGCTGCTGCTCATCCAGGATTTCATGACGCAGCGCGACTACGCCCACGCCATGCTCGCGATCCCCGGCGTGCTCGCGAACGATCCGGACAACCGGCTCGCGCTCCAGAGCGCCGCCGACGCCTCGGCGGGCCTCCGGAACTTCGACGACGCGGAACGCTACGCCCGCAAGACGATCGAGAAGTACCCCGAATCGCTTCCGGCGCGCGTGACCCTCGGCCGTACCTATGTCGCGCGGAAGGACTATCCCGGCGCCGAGAAGGCGTTCCGCGAGGGGCTCGAAAAGTTCCCCGACGAGCCGATTCTCGTCTATTCCCTTGCCCTGACCTTGATCGCTGAGAAGCGCCCGCGCGACGCCGAGCCGATCGTGCTTGCCGCGCTCGGCCGCAAGAACCCCGACCCCGGGTTCCACGTTCTGCATGCGCTCTGCCGCGCGATGGCGAAGGACGATGCGGCGGCCAAGGCGGCGCTCGAGAAAGCGATGGCGGCGGGGTACACGAACGTCGATCGCCTCCGCTCGGAACCGCTCATGGCGCCGCTCAAGGCGATACCGGGCTTCGACGAGACGATCGCGCCCAAGAAGGCGGGCTGA
- a CDS encoding sulfatase-like hydrolase/transferase, translating to MRPRPVLAALAALVLLAAGCHGDKGSGGGTAAPAPVARPSEILITIESMAPRRITPFGGTIAMPKLAELAATGTIFEDAVSCTTLARPALVTIMTGVATDRSGVRDNIHDALPADLSSLAERAKAAGFETAAFVSTPFASYASGLQRGFDLFDGPEAVVVGPVQHNPPVTSADKVAAHFGEWLASRDASKPYFVWIHLADLSGASVPLDLQKVKMQGAPDTDFPLYDGKLAVVDAAIGAVRDAVGKSGGTPSWTIVGTQGTYLGEGGRFGEAFWLADETLRVPLVRIEPAGAGGKKDSRPTWLPDVAATLAQDLHVALDSRAEGVPLATAPPHDRVRFAWNYAVDDELGWPPEVATREGGQFKVGSAGAAARPAVARARNLPPAAREAIAHAGLTVGKDYVPVAAGGSSEAFLRNLQLVRRFLNVNRPKLAARHSRDMLQQSPDALAALITRAFFFSSAPGGEGPAILDKFLKLYPNRSDALHWAAHLELVQKRYEQAAALLDAAIAVGPVEPEMHYDLACVRSSRGDVAGALAALDHALGAGYRNWDWIDKDPDLAAVRADRGFPALLRTHGR from the coding sequence TTGCGTCCTCGACCAGTTCTTGCGGCTCTCGCCGCGCTCGTCCTCTTGGCGGCAGGGTGTCACGGTGATAAGGGCTCCGGAGGAGGCACCGCCGCCCCCGCACCGGTCGCGCGCCCCTCGGAGATCCTGATCACGATCGAGTCGATGGCGCCGCGGCGGATCACGCCGTTCGGCGGCACGATCGCGATGCCGAAGCTCGCGGAGCTGGCAGCAACGGGAACGATCTTCGAGGATGCCGTATCCTGCACGACGCTCGCTCGGCCCGCCCTTGTGACAATTATGACGGGCGTCGCGACCGATCGCTCCGGCGTAAGAGACAACATCCACGACGCCCTTCCGGCCGATCTCTCGTCGCTCGCAGAGCGCGCGAAGGCGGCGGGGTTCGAGACCGCAGCGTTCGTCTCGACGCCGTTCGCGTCGTACGCAAGCGGCCTCCAGAGAGGATTCGATCTCTTCGACGGCCCCGAGGCGGTGGTGGTCGGACCGGTGCAGCACAATCCCCCGGTGACCTCCGCTGACAAGGTGGCGGCCCATTTCGGTGAATGGCTTGCCTCGCGCGATGCGTCGAAGCCGTACTTCGTCTGGATCCATCTCGCCGACCTGAGCGGGGCTTCCGTCCCGCTCGACCTCCAAAAGGTCAAGATGCAAGGCGCTCCCGACACCGACTTCCCGCTCTACGACGGGAAGCTGGCGGTGGTGGACGCGGCGATCGGCGCGGTCCGCGACGCGGTCGGCAAGTCCGGGGGCACCCCGTCGTGGACGATCGTCGGGACGCAGGGCACGTATCTCGGGGAAGGCGGGCGCTTCGGCGAGGCGTTCTGGCTCGCCGATGAGACGCTGCGCGTCCCGCTCGTGCGGATCGAGCCGGCCGGAGCCGGCGGGAAGAAAGACTCGAGGCCGACCTGGCTCCCCGACGTCGCGGCAACGCTCGCGCAGGATCTTCACGTTGCGCTCGATTCCCGTGCCGAGGGTGTCCCGCTCGCGACGGCGCCGCCGCACGATCGGGTGCGCTTCGCCTGGAATTACGCCGTCGACGACGAGCTCGGATGGCCTCCGGAGGTCGCGACCCGCGAGGGTGGGCAGTTTAAGGTCGGAAGCGCCGGTGCCGCCGCGCGCCCGGCCGTCGCGCGAGCGCGCAACCTGCCTCCCGCCGCGCGCGAGGCGATCGCGCACGCGGGCCTCACCGTGGGGAAGGACTACGTGCCGGTCGCCGCGGGCGGGAGCTCCGAAGCGTTTCTGAGGAATCTTCAGCTCGTGCGCCGATTCCTCAACGTCAACCGTCCCAAGCTCGCCGCGAGGCACTCCCGGGACATGCTCCAGCAATCGCCGGATGCGCTCGCCGCGCTCATCACACGCGCGTTCTTCTTCTCCTCGGCGCCGGGAGGCGAAGGACCGGCGATCCTCGACAAGTTCCTCAAGCTCTACCCGAACCGGTCCGACGCGCTCCACTGGGCGGCCCACCTCGAGCTGGTCCAGAAGCGCTACGAGCAGGCCGCGGCGCTTCTTGATGCGGCGATCGCCGTCGGGCCGGTCGAGCCGGAGATGCACTACGACCTCGCGTGCGTGCGCTCGAGCCGCGGGGACGTTGCGGGAGCGCTCGCGGCGCTCGATCACGCGCTGGGAGCGGGGTACAGGAACTGGGACTGGATCGACAAGGACCCCGATCTCGCCGCGGTCCGGGCTGATCGCGGATTCCCGGCGCTCCTCCGGACTCACGGTCGATGA
- a CDS encoding RNA polymerase sigma factor, whose protein sequence is MATRALSDDDASEASLIEAARAGDARAFEALLRRHEARVLRVLRLLGVPVSDREDVAQNVFLRLFRGLDGFQKGRPFASWVYKVSANAALDWRGQSDQKRREEAPWDDAVEETAPASLSAADRLDLARRLEGALETLTERERAVFVLIEMEGLDRDEAARVLGITAITIRRHLGLAKDRLRQALQEKKIPAR, encoded by the coding sequence GTGGCAACAAGAGCCCTTTCTGACGACGACGCGTCCGAAGCCTCGCTGATCGAGGCGGCGCGCGCGGGGGACGCCCGTGCGTTCGAGGCCCTTCTCCGGCGCCACGAGGCACGCGTGCTCCGCGTGCTCCGGTTGCTCGGAGTGCCGGTGTCGGATCGCGAGGACGTCGCCCAGAACGTCTTTCTCCGGCTCTTCCGCGGCCTCGACGGCTTCCAGAAGGGCCGGCCGTTCGCGTCGTGGGTGTACAAGGTCTCGGCCAACGCCGCCCTGGACTGGAGGGGGCAGTCGGACCAGAAGCGGCGGGAGGAGGCCCCCTGGGACGACGCGGTCGAGGAGACCGCCCCGGCCTCCCTCTCGGCGGCCGACCGGCTCGACCTGGCCCGGCGTCTCGAGGGGGCGCTCGAGACCCTGACGGAGCGGGAACGCGCGGTTTTCGTCCTCATCGAGATGGAAGGGCTCGACCGGGACGAGGCGGCTCGGGTCCTCGGAATCACCGCCATCACCATCCGGCGGCACCTCGGGCTTGCCAAGGACCGCCTCCGGCAGGCGCTCCAGGAAAAAAAGATTCCGGCTCGTTGA